One genomic segment of Candidatus Micrarchaeota archaeon includes these proteins:
- a CDS encoding DNA-directed RNA polymerase subunit N has product MEFPVRCFTCGAVIGDKYEEYLKRVAETNDPEKVLDEMGIKRMCCRRMFISHVDMSILRKYKRL; this is encoded by the coding sequence ATGGAATTTCCCGTTCGATGTTTTACATGCGGTGCGGTGATAGGTGATAAGTACGAAGAATATCTTAAACGTGTTGCCGAAACCAATGACCCGGAAAAGGTACTGGATGAGATGGGTATAAAGAGGATGTGCTGCCGTCGCATGTTCATCTCGCATGTGGATATGAGCATACTTCGCAAATACAAACGTCTGTAG